GGGCGGCCGCGGCCTCGTCGAGGACGATGCCCATCGAGCGGGTGCCACGCCCCTTGGCCCACACCTCGGAGTCCACCTCGTGGACGGCGCCGTCGCGGACCGCCGGGATCTTGCCCCAGAGGGGGTTCTTCGCCAGCTTCTCGGACAGCTTGCCGTCGGAGCCGCCGAAGCTCATGGTCTCGACGAACAGGACGTCGACGTCCTGGGCGAGGATCTCCTCCAGGCTGTAACTCCCCTCGACGCCACGGGACTTCCACGGGTAGTCGGCGAAGCGGGGGAACAGGCTGGCGGTCACGTCGCCGTCCGGGGTGGCGACGCCGAAGTTCTCGTCACTGCCGTAGATGATCAGCGCGGTCTTGTCGCTCGGCGCCTTCTCGGCCGCCGCGAGCTTGAGCCGGAACGCCTTCTCGGCCTTCTCCCCCGCCGCGGTCCGGCCGGTGAGGGCGGCCGTGTCGCGCAGATAGCCGACGCTGTCCTCCCACGTCTCGGGCTGCATCGCCCAGAACGTGGTGGCGCCCTTCAGCGCGGGGGCGAGCTTGCCGTGGGT
The Streptomyces roseofulvus genome window above contains:
- a CDS encoding ABC transporter substrate-binding protein, which produces MLSAPSRAVRGWLTAVVLGSVLVGCGTSAEAPAQDKARPAAKAEVTVEPIKATTELTDVNGVRVALEEKPERIVCLFALCDDILTELGIVPAATNSALLGHPRFLGAAGAKKVPVVPGGFIAPEVEAILSHKPDLVIGLGDTHGKLAPALKGATTFWAMQPETWEDSVGYLRDTAALTGRTAAGEKAEKAFRLKLAAAEKAPSDKTALIIYGSDENFGVATPDGDVTASLFPRFADYPWKSRGVEGSYSLEEILAQDVDVLFVETMSFGGSDGKLSEKLAKNPLWGKIPAVRDGAVHEVDSEVWAKGRGTRSMGIVLDEAAAALR